The Denticeps clupeoides chromosome 5, fDenClu1.1, whole genome shotgun sequence genome includes a region encoding these proteins:
- the arl4ca gene encoding ADP-ribosylation factor-like 4Ca, producing MGNSFSNIAAFQSLHIVMLGLDSAGKTTVLYRLKFNEFVNTVPTIGFNTEKIKLSNGTAKGISCHFWDVGGQEKLRPLWKSYSRCTDGIIYVVDSVDVDRLEEAKTELHKVTKFAENQGTPLLVIANKQDLPKSLPVSEIEKHLALQELSPPTTYHVQPACAIIGEGLHEGMDKLYEMIVKRRKSLKQKKKR from the coding sequence ATGGGAAACAGCTTCTCCAACATAGCCGCGTTCCAGTCTCTGCACATCGTCATGTTGGGACTGGACTCCGCCGGGAAGACCACCGTTCTCTACCGCCTCAAGTTCAACGAATTCGTCAACACCGTGCCCACGATCGGCTTCAACACCGAGAAGATTAAGCTGAGCAACGGCACGGCCAAGGGCATCAGCTGCCATTTCTGGGACGTCGGCGGCCAGGAGAAGCTGCGCCCTTTGTGGAAGTCCTACAGCAGATGCACGGACGGCATCATCTACGTCGTGGACTCCGTGGACGTGGACAGGCTGGAGGAGGCCAAAACGGAACTGCACAAAGTCACCAAATTCGCGGAGAACCAGGGCACCCCACTGCTGGTCATCGCCAATAAGCAGGACCTGCCCAAGTCCCTGCCGGTGTCCGAGATCGAGAAGCACCTGGCGCTCCAGGAGCTCAGCCCGCCCACCACGTACCACGTCCAGCCCGCCTGCGCCATCATCGGCGAGGGCCTGCACGAGGGCATGGACAAGCTCTACGAGATGATAGTGAAGCGGCGGAAAAGTCTGAAGCAGAAGAAAAAGCGATAA